CCGCCGGCCTACGCGGTGAGGTTGGGGCGGTCCGGTGTCGCGCTGACCGTCCTCGGTGGACTGCTGCACCTGGGATCGCTGGCGCTGCGCGGTGTCGCCACCGGTCGGGTGCCGTGGGGCAACATGTACGAGTACCTGTCCGCGGTCGGTCTGATCGCCGTCGGCGTGTGGCTCTACCTGGTGTTCCGGCACGACATGCGCCGGATGTCGGTGTTCGTGCTGCTGCCGATCGCGTTGCTGCTGTTCCTGGCGGGCAACCGGCTCTACACCGAAGCCGCGCCGCTCGTGCCGCCGCTGCGCTCCTACTGGATCGTCATCCACGTCGCCGCGGCGATCATGGCCAGTGGTGTGTTCCTGCTGTCCGGTGTCGTCAGCGCGCTGCACCTGGTCAGCACGGGGGAGTTCAGCCGGAAGGGCAAGTCGGGCCGTCGGCTGCCGCCCGCCGAGGACCTGGACAAGATCGCCTACCGCACCGGCACGGTCGGGTTCCTGACGCTGACGTTCGCCATCGTCACCGGCGCGGTGTGGGCGGAGCAGGCGTGGGGCCGGTTCTGGGGCTGGGACCCGAAGGAGACGGTCGCCTTCGCGTCCTGGGTCTGCTACGCCGCCTACCTGCACGCCCGTGCCACGGCGGGCTGGCGGGGACGGCGTTCGGCGTGGCTCAACGTGATCGGTCTGGTCGTCGTGCTGTTCAACCTGTTCTTCGTCAACCTCGTCGCCGTCGGCCTGCACTCGTACGCCGGGGTGAAGTGACCAGCGCATGTTTCAGATGTGGCTAGCGCTCCCGGTCGAGCGGACCCCAGGCGGTGTCGGCGTTGGCGTCGACCAGGCGTTCGCACTCGGCCATCACCTCGTCCGCGATCCACCCGATCGGACGATGGCACTGGACCAGCGGCTCGTTGTCCGGGCCTCGCCCGACCTCCTCGCCCTCCAACACCCACGGCCGCACCCCCGGCCCCCGGCGTTCCCGCAGGTGGCGGTAGTCGTGCAGGCGGCGGGCCACCCACAGTCGCAGCGGCCGGTCGCCCCACCACGGCTCGATCGCCAACGGGTTCGCGGACAGGCCGGGCAGCCGCCCACCGGTCAACCCGTCCCGACTGCCCCGCCCGCCGTCCGCGTCGGGGCCACGCGACCAACGCACGAACAACTCGTGCGCGGGCGCGCGGTCGTCGATCAGCGCGACGAGGTCGTCGAGGTCGGCGAAGGTGCGCATGACCGGGGGATAGCCCGCGAAGCGGAGGTTCGAACGCGATGGGCTTGGGTATGAGCTAGAGCATGACGGAAGCGACCACGACGGCCCGGCACTCGCTGTGGTCGGAGGCCATCCCGCACGGGCGGTTCCCGGCGCTCACCGGCGAGACCGCCGTGGACGTCGCGGTCGTCGGCGGCGGTATCACCGGGATCACGACGGCGCTGCTGCTCAAACGGGCGGGGCTGCGGGTCGCGGTGGTGGAGGCGGACCGGGTCGGCAGCGGGGTGAGCGGCAACAACACGGCCAAGGTCACCGCGCTCCAGTCCACTGTGTACTCGACCATCGAACGCAAGCACAACGCCGAAGTGGCGTCCGACTACGCCCACGGCAACATGGCCGCCGTCAAACGCGTGGCCGCGTTGGTGTCCGAGGAACGCCTGGACTGCGACCTGCACCGGATGCCCGCGTACACCCTCGCGTTCGACGAGCGCGAGCTCGCCGCCGTCGAGGAGGAGGGCACCGCCGGGATCAAGGCCGGTCTGCCGCTGTCACGCGATCGCGGTGAGCTGATGGGCGTGCCGTTCCCGGTCGCGGGCGCGGTGCGGTTGGACGACCAGCTG
This is a stretch of genomic DNA from Saccharothrix ecbatanensis. It encodes these proteins:
- the ccsB gene encoding c-type cytochrome biogenesis protein CcsB; translated protein: MGDRLGVTALLSDWLFTSAFGVYMLAALLCSAEYALTRHAASPPAYAVRLGRSGVALTVLGGLLHLGSLALRGVATGRVPWGNMYEYLSAVGLIAVGVWLYLVFRHDMRRMSVFVLLPIALLLFLAGNRLYTEAAPLVPPLRSYWIVIHVAAAIMASGVFLLSGVVSALHLVSTGEFSRKGKSGRRLPPAEDLDKIAYRTGTVGFLTLTFAIVTGAVWAEQAWGRFWGWDPKETVAFASWVCYAAYLHARATAGWRGRRSAWLNVIGLVVVLFNLFFVNLVAVGLHSYAGVK
- a CDS encoding DUF6098 family protein, giving the protein MRTFADLDDLVALIDDRAPAHELFVRWSRGPDADGGRGSRDGLTGGRLPGLSANPLAIEPWWGDRPLRLWVARRLHDYRHLRERRGPGVRPWVLEGEEVGRGPDNEPLVQCHRPIGWIADEVMAECERLVDANADTAWGPLDRER